The window TACTCTGAGTAATGGCATTTGATATTTAAGACATAGACGCCATGGAGATCACATCCGCCCCTTTGTTTGGGACTCGATGTTAGCGGATATGCAGTTGGGCTGTTGTTTTGTCTCGCAGCACTGCTTACTCTCTTCAGAAGGCCGTTGAGTGTTTTATGAATGCGTGTCTTCAGAAGAAGCCTCCCATTTACAAATAGGAATTGCAAGCTGTTATTGTAATGACCCTCACGGCCAATATGACCGGTCATTTCGAACTGCTCATGGACGTAACTGACCTCTCCGAGCTTTTGGGCTCGATTCAAGCCATGAATCTGCACAAACCTGTAATAGGTGCTACTTGTTTTAGAGAGCTGCACCATCACGTGAGCcgaattttcttttttcactgTGAATGACACAGATGGGTGCATCAGAGATATGGCCTCCACTCTCTGACGGATGCGTTCGGTTTCTAAAACCGCATCCATTCTCTTTCTTCGGACTGGCATGTTGTGGAAGAGATTGTAGACGGTCACGGTCGTCCCTGCGGAGGGTCGAACAGTTTGAGCTTCAAAAACATCCGATGCATTTGCTTCATTGAAGGTTTTAATGTATGTTTTCACCGACAGCTTAGTCCTAGATGACATTTCAACCATTTCTGCAAGGGAGACAATACTGGAAATCGCTTCCCCTCTGAAACCAAAAAATCTGAGATTATCCAGATCTTCCAGCGAGCTGCATTTGCTCGTGTTGTATCGTAATCCCACTCTCTCCATGTCCTCCCGGCACATTCCTGTGCCATTGTCGATCACCTGCAGCTTGCAGGCTTCTATGTCTATTTTGACAGCCACACATGTTGCTCCAGCATCAATGCTGTTCAACACCAGCTCCTCCACACACTGCTGCAATGAGAAAATAGCAACACCAGAGCGCAGCTGTGCTTGAACATCTTGGGGTAAACTCTTGATCATtctaaaaaacataaatgttaaaatgctttAATGCACAGAGATGAAATAGTCAAATGAaacattaatgtaaaatgtaaataacgaCAGAAGTAtaattatgttataattatatcttcatttgaatgaataattaaacTAATATATGTCTATACCTCTTTGATGGGTTGTGAGATGTTTATTTGTGACTGAACGTCCAGAAAAAAGCCGTCTGTCAGTTTTGTCAGCTTTGACGGTTGCCATGTAACGTAACAACACCGGTAAGCTTGCTAACTGTTGTAAAGATGAATTTCAGTCCTTATAAAATGACGGTCTCTTAACCGCTCAATGTAAAACGGCGTTTCTATAACTTGTGATATAAATaacgtttttatagcatttcaTTCGTTAACTCATTTAAGAGGTACAACTATTATTTCTGTTATGGGTTCAATCTACTTTCACTCACTACAACAACAACGTGAACTGCAGCGGAAATGACGTCGAAGAATAAGCAGCAGCGTGAAGCAAGCGACCGTAGACCAGGCAACATACTAGTCCAAACGTACGTCATGAATAAAATACTTCATAACaccaataaatattaatttaacatgaatattttcgaaattatataatcatttatatagAATATTTGTAGAGAGTATCAAAGTTATTGCATGTGTTTTTGCTGAACCATTTTTTAGGTCtactttgattttattttaacagagatttatcaatatataaaactaaaacaaatcaatgaaataataataatttctgatgcaaaaacttgagaaaatgagatccaggcagttgATGACGttgaagaaaaattatttattcattccaATTAAATTTAGACTCACACAAAAACTtcaatcgataatgaaaatatttaataaaaccaaaaggtaaaataaaaatcagaaatcGGACATCTATGATAAGAACATTCTGAAATCTGAGTATAGTAATTTGCAAGAAAATCATTAGAAGTGGCAAGTCAAGATAGCAGGAAAGTGTACCAATTGAGAGAATGAGCCAGGTTTTTATACCTTAAGATTGGGGAAAAACTTACATCACCCTTCCAGGTCTTGTTTGGATAGGTAAGAAAAGGTCAAAATGAACCTTCTTGGAGGATTTAAAGAAATTTTGTAACATTTCATGATTTCCTGCTATCCAAACAGTCATTGGGTAATTTTATGGTCTCGTGATGACTGACATTATCAGATGGAGTAAAAACACCCAAAAATAGCCCCCCAAAAGGGTGGGTTGACACCTTCGTCAGAACAATGGAATAACAaagttaacatttttcaaagatCCCCTTTCATTTGAATACAGAGatacaaaatattattgcatAAATAGTACAAAGTGTGATCAATTCTGAGAACATCTATGTTCTGGTAAAATTTTGGAGGGACCCAACTCAACCACAAATGTACCAAGCCCCCCCTTTACAGAGAAAACTTAAAGTTCACTTGGAACTTCAATGTCACAGAGTTCAACAGGTGAAAGAAGCACAATGAAgatcaaaataacaaaagagCATAATAAGGAGTAAATATGTGATTATACTTGTGATTATATGTGAGTAATTAAGTAAGATTATATGAATAGGCCTACTTGAAATCATAAGTAGCATTAAAAATCGTAAGCAATAAAATGATAATGAATGATTTACATAGaatatgaataaatgaacatgcataaatgaatattgaccattatGGATTCACCAATTCCTATTAGGATATGTGCTCATATAATATGTAATGTAGTTAAAATCAAGTtacatgtatattaataattataatcataatGTTTAGCTATAGTATGATGCAACTCACTGAGACATGACAGAATAGAAATAAGAAAGTTTTTCCATTAAGAAATCTCTACCATCTagtgtattattattgtttattatgttaaatCTCTCTATCTTGAtgaaactagaaaaaaaaaatgcactcactaaacatttaaataatctaAATCGATGTGATAATTGAGCTTGTTGCTGAAAAAAATGATTCATAATAATCTAAACATTATTAATCATGATAAATTGAAGAATTTTCAGATTTTCACAAAAACTAATTTCTTTCTCCATTTCAGTCTATATTGTGTCAGcttattgagagagagagagagagggagagttTGATGGTGGTCAGCAGTAAATCTTTACTGCTGCTCTCCAGGGTGCTGAAATGCGTTGCTGCTGAATGTGAGGGGCATCGTGGCATGTTCTCCGTGACCTTCACAGATAAAGATGTGTCATCACACATTAGTATATTATGAATTAGTGTATAACAGTGGAAAAACAACGGCAAGTTTTGCATGAAAAGCTTACTGAAAACGTCACCGATGCATTTTCCCTTGTCAAAGCATGTTTTAGTACAACAGAATGGATTTGGTTGCGTTTTGGTTATCACTCTGCATTACTGCGCGCTCTGGAAAGAAACTGAAGTGCATCAGGAGGAAATTGAGTTAAGACTTAAAGCCTGAATTCCTGCCAAGTCAGTCAGTGCTTTCTATCTTCGGTCAAGGTCCTTTCACATGTTAACGTGAAAAGCCTTGGGAACATGAGGTGGGATACAGAAGCCGAACAGTCGTATGGACTAAACGAAATGGCGCAATATGAACTGCAGAGCGCGTGAGGGGGCGTGAGGATGCGTTGGGAAAAACTACACGCTCCTTGGGGGATGGCTGTCCTATATAATGTAGTGCATTCCATTAATTGAAAAAGATCAGCCGTGTTTTTACGGGAAAAGTGATTTAGTCAAGACTCTTCTACCACTCCCCACCCAAACCCCCTCTCTGTCTCTCCCCCCACCCCTCTCACGCGCACAAACGATCACGCACCGCCACGAGATTGAGAAGAAACGCTCCTGGCTGCTGTGGATCAAATAGGAAGATTTAAAACTGTGATGGCAGATTCTGCTTATAAACCCAAATGGATATTAAGAAAGAAGGATCTGGTCGTATGGTGGCTTGAAGAAGCCTACTTTATCAACAAAAACCTACAATGTGTGGCAAGCCATTTTAACACTTATTCCTTAAAACTAGTATCTTTTTGTGATTCCTATTTCAGCTATTTACTTTCCTAATATAAACTCCAGTTATTGCTGATAGCCTACCTATTCCAGTttgagtaatatttattaattcttCAGTTCCATGCAACTAAATAGTTGATGCTAGTACAAATTTACGAGACACTTATTTGAATTAATCTTTTAAGATTTATTGAACTAAACTATAGccataaatattttgttatagaTAAGCTTAATTGTATATGTATTATGGTTTCCATATAGAAATATTTCCTGCaccactgttttcaacattgatagtaaaagaaatatttcttgagcaccaaatcagcatattagaatgatttctgaaggatcatgtgacactgaagactggagtaatgatgctgaaaatgtatCTTTACCATCATAAGAAttagcctacatttttaaaataggcctatattaaaatagaattgtaataatgttttacaatattactgtgcaGTGGTGTGTTTAGGTTATTGGGGGCCCTAAGCAAATCCCCATGATCGCATTCCCGGGGGTTTATCAGCTGGCAATTTTCAATGCACATTTAAGAGTGCAGGTTATTAACAATAATGGAAAGATGAGGCATATCAGTATGTCACAATATCACCctgtttggattttgttttcttttttgcataATTTCCTGACAGTCTGTCATCATAGTTATGCATGTTAATTTACAAATTTGCAATTCGATTCAGTATCAGTTATTTTGGAAGTAgtatatcaggtacagtacatggcaaattttctcaagaaaaaaaatctctatcaactaatgctgtaaaattggtactacattaatattgaaggttaaaatgaactgatttgtatacaaacttaaattacacttaaggaaatttctataataataaagttggtaggcctactaactttaaaattaattctactccaattcattttttgaaatataaacatttaaatggtggctgtcagcTTCatggatttattcaaacatgcattatatattaaagaacattaaaaaatatataattaatatgtaatatggtaCATATTAAgctaaatgctcctctctagagttaatttttcttgctgactaatgagtttatggtcactgaatatgcttgttctgaggtaaatgtgacgttacgtttGTTTGTTTACCAGCATTTTTATTAACGTGGTTAATTccgtggttgaaacactgattaaacgattacatgagacatgatatggATTTTGATAAGTTaaactgtatcttttaacatacctttagttgtacattcatgtttatttcgcgctgtaactggtattaaatcAGAGGAGAGAATCAGTTCACGTGCACGTCAGGCTGCCGCTTCTCTAGAACTGAGGCGTTACGATCTGTCACGGCACATTATAGAGCGGCAAATCCGTATCCTCGTGCTTTTTAAAGCGGGTATATGCAAATCCTTGACCTTTCCTAGTGGGTATATGGTAACTACCTGTGGGTACATTTTCGTAAGTCACAAAATACGTACCCATACATACGTATCGCTGCAGTTTCGatgtgaaatgtccactgagtggcgctaaaagcatgttcttttttttttttttttttgccagagcAGATAATAGGGTGAATATGGTATGATTTATGACGTTGGTTTTTAGACGAATCACCGCGGTTCTGATTTGAAATTTGCACTCCGTTGCGTTTTAAAATAATGTCCCACCGACACTacgcctaaacctacccgatagtgttaacaaaagcaaacgtgaCATAAAAAGCATCCAAGATCGTACCGTTATTTCAGCCCGTTTAGATCTCTCTTTGAGCTCTCTTTTACCGTCACTCGCCTTTCACGGGATTCATACCCAGGGGACTCTTTGTCGTAAGTACAGCTCCGTATcggctgagctaccgagcaagctgGTTATGGCAAAAAATAAAAGCGTAACATATAGAGCCGGTTAAGCGATGCAAAGTCCAAAGTATGTTCGTTTACAAATCGTGCACTCTGGTAAAAAGCGTTttgaagtcataacataatattgCGCGAGGAGACGTGAAAAcgagtctttattaatccataatctgacccCGGTTGAATCGCAACCGTGTATGAAAACGATCAAAAGCTCTTATTGATGTTTTACCACCTCTAGCGTTCgtttctgttggaaactgcagcGATACGTACTACGTCTTATGAGACCAGGTTGGGTAAACATGCTACTGTTTAACTGTGTTTTGATTAAATAAGtgtagccttggtgaacataagataattaataattaaaaaatcttaccacccccacacttgtgtgtgtgtgcgtgcgtgcgtgtgtaaataatatatattttaaatacataagtAGCGACTAGTTTCTTTTTAAGGAATGAATATTAAAGCGGCTTGCCACATACAGTGTGGCGATCGCAGCAGATATGTAAAGCCGACTACACATTTCTTCAAATAAAGCCTTGACGACGAATCTCAGGTCTTCTAGATGTCAACTGTTAGACAGATATATCAGAGAACTAGCTGACACTGGCATTGCTCTTTTTCGCAAGACATTACCAGCGACGTCGGAGCGCAAAAGCAGTAGCATCAGTAATCAGACTAGGACGCTCTCCTCAGCTCCCTCCCAACCGCACAGCTGAGGCGGATTCAACTGCAGCACTGGGGGAACGTATCGCTGGATGTGGGTGAAGACTGTGTGAATGCGCGTGTAGGCTCATACGCTGGGATAGCGAGATCTGGTCATCCTAACCCTATGCGCCTTAAGAACACTTCCCAATCTGGCGGGTTCAGGAATGAGGCAGGTGTAGCGGCGAGGGCGCATCCATGAGCGTCTTCTCCCGGGACGGCATGTTTTTAGTTTAACCGGATTTGTTGAACAGACTGGGGAAGAGGAAAGGCGAGTTCGGAAGTTTTGATGCATATGATCACAACCACCATGATTTTTATGATCCTCGGTGCTTCAGTTGTCATGGTAAGACCTTTAGTCTGTCTAAGCACTTCATAATTGTGcatttctgtcattttcaaAGTGAAATCGGGGCTTAACGAGAGCGTGGACCGCTGAAAGTCCATTTAAAAATCTCATTAAACAGCACAACCCTATTTGTGTCTATTACTGGCTGATGTGGCaatgtaatgtgtattttcCCCTGCAGTGGTCACAGTACCAGGTCATGTAGCGGTTGCTGTGTTCCAATACTGCTTGTCATGTCCCGGTTGACTCGAATGGTTCTTTGCAGGCGATAGCGTGTTTAATGGACATGAACGCACTCCTGGACCGCTTTCACAACTACATCTTACCGCATTTACGAGGGGAAGACCGCGTCTGTCATTGCAACTGTGGAAGGTAAAAAAACCCAAACGTTTTTAATGAATTGAATTCTAGCACGAGATCCAGAAATTGACAGCTTCCCTATCTATTACTAACAGCTCATAGGCCTGAGCCATTCTCCAGCCCCCGAAACACAGTGTTTTCCATTTCATCTCATTTATCCAAATGGATTTTGTCACATTAAGGCCTTATATGTGTATTCGTGGGGTTTCTGTCACAATTTGGGCGTAATTCGACTGGTTTATCAATACTGAgcagttactgttgctttgcgTCGGTGTTTCAGAATGAGAATTCTCCTTGATTTTTctgcttgtgttttttttttctttctgcgTATCAAGGTGTGATTTTTCTCCAAGCACAGCCAGAGATGTTGTTCTTTTGGGTTTGTGTGTTGGCCACACAATTacgttaatattatttaaataaaaatgtgattttaagaCAGGACTTGTTTAGTGTagtacaaaaatttaaatttttacgtctatattttgtaaagacATACACGACTAATATactccatttatttatttacatacagattttgtattttatatagaCCTACAAGGCTAATATACcccattttttatattaaatagtaCTGAAGCTTGGTTTTGTTAGTTatcatttgcacaacagtttcTGTTCAAGCTACAACTGTTGATTACAAGTTGTTGATGTAAGAATATCTGACAGTAAATTAGGTCAGTTCATAATTGTTCTCGATTAGATGTGCATGTTTTAACACCTTTACTGTTGGTGGAGATCTGTTAATCGCAGGTTTTACTTCCACTTTCCAAACATAGAGTATATTCTGTGTCACATATCAGGACCAAGAGCGTTATAAATGGGTCATGGTCAGTGAAAACCTGCTTACTGTCCTTGATATTTGCAGAAACAAGGCATAAAACtctcatgtgatttttttttcatgaaactTAAAACCAATTAAACAGATCAACCATATTGTCATGCTTTGTGTTGATCATTGTCATTAATAGACATTCCCTATAGATGCATGCATAATTTTGTCAGTGTTAATCTGTTCATACATACAGTCCTTTGACATCTGCAAACATGAGCTGTCTAACTTCTTTCACTTCACATGTAAATCAACATCTGTATGActtgtctttttaaaattttactaCTGTTATAGTTTTTTTCCTTCTTAACTGGAAAAAAATGAGAGTTCAAACTATTgttggacatttttaaaatcacgTGTTACAGAAAAACTAATAAATTTGCACTTGCACTGCATGTAACTTAAACTTATGCATGAATTAGTTCTATACAACAAGAAATAAGCTGTCATGTCCggtcatttttttaagttacaAAACCAGATGAAGAGTTACCCATGCATAAAGTCTTTTTTAACACTTATCTGAGACACTTGCTTATAATTCTGTTGAAACATTTTCCCATAGACCACCATAAACATCACAGCGCaacaaaaaatgcattatttgcGACAGCTGTGTGCCATATGTTTAATGCATTGATATGTTCCAAGACAACAAACCCAGCTTGACTGAGCTCAGTTGGATCCAAGTAATATCAGTATAGAAAACGCATGTTTTTCCACCCTGCTGAAAGCACTATCAAAGCAACCTTTTGTGCAATAATATGTCCTCATTGTCTATCtcctaatttattgttttactttCTTATACTTTTATCATAGTATATTTACTGTTCATGTCTGTTCGCCTCTGTTGTTGAATGTAAACCTCTAAACAGAGTTTTCCACTCTCTGCCTTAGGCATCATGTTCACTACGTAATTCCATATGATGGAGATCATTCGCTCGTGGACTCGTCTGAGAATTACTTTGTGAGTGACAGTGTGACCAAACAGGAGATGGACCTCATGCTGGGGCTGTTGCTGGGCTTCTGTATCAGCTGGCTGTTGTTGTGGCTGGATGGAGCTTTGCACTGTGCTGTGAGGGCCTGGAGAGCCAGTCGCTATTATGGTGAGTGGGAAGAACATTGTAACCAAGAGTTTATGGAGAGCATACATGTGGATAGATGTAAAGGACAAAGAATATGCTTGTAGGAACTATGCAGACCAGGATTTGGTTATTGAAAATTAAATTTGAGCTTATATAGAGAAAGTGAGTGTTCATGCATTTCTTTTTatgcatcaaaatcaaaattcttCCCTTACGTgacaatttatttaatgttatgaacagaaatcttttacaataatgctttttgtttatttgttgccATTATATTTTGTTTAGCATGATCATTTTCAGGTTGAATGTGGTTGAGTGTTATTTCCATGCTCAATAAATGGCATGTTTTATGTGCAAGATTTAAATGGATGTATTGTATTCAGGTACTAATACTGTATCTCAAAAACTAAAGAATTGACGTCAAACACTTTACTGTGAAGAACAAGTGCCTTAAAGagttagttgacccaaaaatgaaaattctgtcattaattactcaccctcatgttgttccaaacctgtaagaccttagttcatattcggaacacaaattaagatatttttgatgaaattcgtaAACTTTCTGGCCTCCGATAGACTTTAACGTTATTACCATTTTTAAGGCCctgaaaggtagtaaagacattgttaaaatagtccatgtgtctacagtggttcaaacttatgaaacaaactaaaataacgtctttatttaactatttcttctctttcctgtcattctcctacgctgtttacatTGTAGACACAGTGCAGAacaccggctcattattggTCGGCTCCTTTGTCAGCATGCATCGTagtgctcacgtgaacagcgtcggccaatactgagccggtgttctgacgcagaacctggaagcactgcactgtgtttacaatgtaAACAGTGAAGGAGAATgacaaggaaaaaaagaaattgttgaataaagtcatttttgtttgtatttttgcgcacaaaaagtattctctacgcttcataacattaaggttgaaccactgtagtcacatggactattttaacaatgtctttagtacctttctgggccttgaaagtggtaataacgTTGCAGTGTGTTGGAGGCCAGAATGCtgacagatttcatcaaaaatatcttaatttgttttccgaaaatgaacgaaggtcttatgggtttggaacgacatgagggtgagtacttaataacagaattttcatttttgggtgaactaatcctttaaatgttaGTGACAGCTTGTGCGCATACAGCTAATAAAGTACATTAGCTGTGTCTCAAAGagtaaaatatcaaaattaaatgaACAAGAGTAAAAACTGTACTTTTGAATTATTATATAAgtgttttttataatataatatacagtacagttagAGTGATTTGTATAGAATTAAATCCTTATACATTTCTAAATACGTTTTTAAAATGTGTCCCACTGTATTGGTTTTATGttaataaacatgtttttttccaaacacTCCCAAAATTCAATTTTCTGTCCCCAAACATTTACACAcctacatttttcattttcatcagcTGTCAGCGCTCCCCTTCTGCCCTGTTATTATCACCCTCAGTAATGAATGTATTAAGATGATGACTGTGGCTGCAGAAACTAACAGCAGGTTTTCACTCAATGTAACTGAATCACAGGCAACACAGCAGTTGTTTATAACAGTTGTCTGTGGTCCTTTGAGAGTAAAGAGGTACATAAGCTGTGGCAGAATATGTAAATAGTGCTTTAAAATGGAATGCTTTTAGTTTTAATATGATTAGTGTATTCATTGGATGAACTAGTAATTAATAGTGGGCCAAGGTGAGTGATAGATCAAGAAAGCAAGAAAGCTTtgaagaatatatatatataaaatggttagttcctgtccttgattctggtTGGTCAAtatctgtgttttattcacgataaaacacggctatgaccgcttcacccaacggttctgtgtatcactacacaacacccttagcaaccactcttagcaacataaactgtttgttctcaattgatattgttcattgaagcttactgtattatgtagaagagtgttgTGAGAAAAAGATCGAATAAGTGAGTTTATttcctgcattcagatttagaattttccttcaggtcagtcctatgttcataataaaaaatctgtttaaatgtccgatgtattatcttgtccttttaacagttaaggggttttcccatgactgacagcgctagtcaaagcatttgtcagttgcgtcttgttccgtgttcacaacaattcagtcttttcattgtaaaagtcttcgctactgactgacacactcataaagacagtctttgccgccatctaatggtgtaataatgtaacttctgttgctgttcacggtcagggactattttttccggcggaaggaaggcttttagaaaACGTTTACttaatgaaagttgcattgatacatatttctgtctttaatatttgtattttgtggtaaccgttttataaaagcaataaggtactcgaggctagtgctgtatcgtaaataagtcacggctgaagggtgttgttaggcacgacgcgaagcggacttattcacgatacagcacagcctctcataccttattgctcacatatatatttataaagtgGCCACTACTAACAAGGGCTtgttcataaaataaataaaaaatgtgtagGCTATTTGAGTTTAaaattattgtataatattACCTGTATATTATCTCAAAGCTTCTGCTACGAAAAAACCCCCCAGCCCATTATAAAGTACAAAAGTAGTAAGACGAACAACTGCAAAAATATTCCAGCaatattaaaactgaaaaagGTCATTTTCGCTACAACTGAGATGCAAAGTGGCATCAGCTGAATTTGAATGAAATTAGAAAAAATGAGTTGAGGTGTCAAATGAGAGACGTTTAAGCAGTGAGTAAAATATTGTGTTTGAACTTCCATTTTGgcggtagctctgtatatttctatggcattgctgtgaAAGTGGAATTAG of the Megalobrama amblycephala isolate DHTTF-2021 linkage group LG24, ASM1881202v1, whole genome shotgun sequence genome contains:
- the tmem240a gene encoding transmembrane protein 240 isoform X2, which produces MDMNALLDRFHNYILPHLRGEDRVCHCNCGRHHVHYVIPYDGDHSLVDSSENYFVSDSVTKQEMDLMLGLLLGFCISWLLLWLDGALHCAVRAWRASRYYDTPSWSWLPQFCNLRDLRRRAQLRQLEDSSGNMVHIKQKLYHNGHPSPRHL
- the tmem240a gene encoding transmembrane protein 240 isoform X1, coding for MHMITTTMIFMILGASVVMAIACLMDMNALLDRFHNYILPHLRGEDRVCHCNCGRHHVHYVIPYDGDHSLVDSSENYFVSDSVTKQEMDLMLGLLLGFCISWLLLWLDGALHCAVRAWRASRYYDTPSWSWLPQFCNLRDLRRRAQLRQLEDSSGNMVHIKQKLYHNGHPSPRHL